Genomic DNA from Microbaculum marinisediminis:
GCCTGCCGTGCGGCAAGCTGCCAACGCACCATGCGCTGCAGAAGGTCGGCGCGCGGCTCCAGTCCGAAAATCTCATCGGAGAGATCGACCGATCCCGATTTCTTGCCGTCGAGCGCGATTACGTCGATTTTCATTTTACTCAGGCCTCCGCGCCGCTGTCAGCTTCGGGAGCGGCATCGGTTGCAACTTCCGCAGCCGGAGCCTGCCCGCCAGCATTGCGGACCGCACCGGGGACCGGGATCCCTTCCGGAGCCGCGATCTTGACGGCGTCGCGCATCAGCACCCAGCCGCCCTTCGCACCCGGAACCGCGCCGCGAACCATGATGAGCCCACGCTCCGCGTCGGTGTTCACCACCTCGAGGTTCTGCGTGGTGACCCGCGTGTCACCCATGTGGCCGGCCATCTTCTTGCCCTTGAACACCTTGCCGGGGTCCTGGCTGTTGCCGGTCGAACCATGCGAGCGGTGGCTGATCGACACGCCGTGAGAGGCGCGCAGACCACCGAAATTGTGCCGCTTCATCGCACCGGCAAATCCCTTACCGATGGACGTCCCGGTCACATCGACCCGCTGGCCGGGCACGAAATGCTCGGCCGTCAGCTCGGCGCCGACCTCGATGAGGTTCTCCGGGCTTACGCGGAACTCCGCGAG
This window encodes:
- the rplC gene encoding 50S ribosomal protein L3, producing the protein MRSGLIAQKVGMTRIFTDAGEQIPVTVLKVDGCHVVAHRTNEKNGYTALQLGAGFAKAKNTVKAMRGHFAVAKVEPRRKLAEFRVSPENLIEVGAELTAEHFVPGQRVDVTGTSIGKGFAGAMKRHNFGGLRASHGVSISHRSHGSTGNSQDPGKVFKGKKMAGHMGDTRVTTQNLEVVNTDAERGLIMVRGAVPGAKGGWVLMRDAVKIAAPEGIPVPGAVRNAGGQAPAAEVATDAAPEADSGAEA